A genome region from Deinococcus sp. KNUC1210 includes the following:
- a CDS encoding SDR family oxidoreductase, translating to MTELPERRTVVLITGASSGIGEATARVLAPLGYALALTARRADLLTRLAHSIDPGSAHTLVFPADLSEEADRSRLIAAVLERFGRIDVLINNAGVTIPSGRWWNDPDPLRVIDLNLKVPADLTRRVLPAMLERRSGQIVNIGSVAGRVATHGMYSASKFGLRGFSLALRRELLGSGVDVTLVAPGFVRTAFTSGARLPMPGPDVVAQTIARVLTRPTREAITPAWYGPLALLDALAPSLTDHVVRRVMKRRYQNASDQPASGQDVP from the coding sequence ATGACCGAACTTCCAGAGCGCCGCACGGTGGTGCTGATCACCGGAGCATCGAGCGGCATCGGAGAGGCGACAGCCCGCGTGCTGGCTCCCCTGGGATATGCACTGGCCCTGACCGCCCGCCGGGCAGACCTGCTGACCCGTCTTGCCCACAGCATCGACCCCGGCAGCGCACATACGCTGGTCTTTCCCGCCGATCTGAGCGAGGAAGCCGACCGTTCCCGGCTGATCGCGGCGGTGCTGGAGCGCTTCGGACGCATCGACGTGCTCATCAACAATGCAGGCGTCACGATTCCCAGCGGTCGGTGGTGGAACGATCCCGATCCGCTGCGGGTGATCGACCTGAATCTGAAGGTGCCCGCCGATCTGACGCGCCGGGTGCTGCCTGCCATGCTGGAACGCCGCAGCGGGCAGATCGTCAATATCGGTTCGGTGGCGGGCCGGGTCGCGACACACGGCATGTACTCGGCCAGCAAATTCGGACTGCGGGGCTTCTCGCTGGCACTGCGCCGTGAACTGCTGGGCAGCGGCGTAGATGTCACGCTGGTGGCGCCCGGCTTCGTCCGCACGGCCTTTACCAGCGGCGCACGCCTGCCGATGCCGGGGCCGGACGTGGTGGCCCAGACGATTGCACGGGTGCTGACGCGCCCCACACGCGAGGCCATCACGCCCGCCTGGTATGGCCCGCTGGCACTGCTAGACGCCCTGGCCCCCTCGCTGACCGACCACGTGGTCCGGCGCGTGATGAAGCGGCGATATCAGAACGCTTCCGATCAGCCCGCTTCCGGTCAGGACGTGCCCTGA
- a CDS encoding App1 family protein has product MALDRFFSRALHSRRARGRLSILSYCGWGSPEAVELTGRVVLPRTLRPPQNADPRWRNFGNIVRRLLSREISGVEVHGTLAGAEAHSVSDEDGFFTLKFVLPPSGLRFWPLDIGWHTAELTIPGREGVSKATVQVIDDQRCAYGVISDLDDTVIQSDVTSVGRMLFTVLTGNARTRSPFPGVGALYRALVRHASTPATVPAAGTPSAKLRNPVFYVSSSPWNFFDLLWQFLEYRRIPLGPLFLRNWGADLLGGHATYKLAVIERIFTAYPRLRFVLAGDSGEHDPEIYAEVVRKFPGRVLGIYIRDVSQGQEHDRVLGLREELSRLGVDMVLARDSFAAASHAMALGLITPGELRSVAQSVEKSLHLKVLPF; this is encoded by the coding sequence ATGGCTCTTGACCGTTTCTTCAGCCGGGCGCTGCATTCTCGCCGGGCGCGAGGACGGCTCTCGATTCTGTCGTACTGCGGCTGGGGAAGCCCCGAAGCTGTCGAACTGACAGGCCGGGTGGTGCTGCCGCGCACGCTGCGCCCACCCCAGAATGCCGATCCGCGCTGGCGCAATTTCGGCAACATCGTGCGTCGACTGCTCTCACGCGAGATCAGCGGCGTCGAGGTGCACGGCACGCTGGCAGGCGCAGAGGCCCACTCCGTCTCCGACGAGGACGGCTTCTTTACCCTGAAATTCGTATTGCCACCCTCTGGCCTGCGTTTCTGGCCGCTCGATATCGGCTGGCACACCGCAGAGCTGACGATTCCGGGCCGCGAGGGTGTGTCGAAGGCGACCGTTCAGGTCATCGACGACCAGCGCTGCGCCTACGGCGTTATCAGCGATCTCGATGACACCGTGATTCAGAGCGACGTAACGAGCGTGGGCCGCATGCTCTTTACCGTCCTGACCGGCAATGCCCGCACGCGTTCTCCGTTTCCCGGCGTGGGCGCGCTGTACCGGGCGCTCGTTCGCCACGCGTCTACACCTGCCACCGTCCCGGCAGCGGGTACGCCGTCTGCCAAACTCCGCAACCCGGTGTTCTACGTATCGAGCAGTCCCTGGAATTTCTTCGATCTGCTGTGGCAGTTTCTGGAATACCGCCGCATTCCGCTGGGGCCGCTGTTTTTACGCAACTGGGGAGCCGACCTGCTGGGAGGCCACGCGACCTACAAACTCGCGGTGATCGAGCGCATCTTCACGGCCTATCCGCGCCTGCGCTTCGTACTGGCCGGAGACAGCGGCGAACACGACCCGGAAATCTATGCCGAGGTCGTTCGCAAATTTCCGGGCCGGGTGCTGGGCATCTACATCCGCGACGTGAGCCAGGGTCAGGAGCACGACCGGGTGCTGGGACTGCGAGAGGAGCTTTCCCGCCTGGGCGTCGATATGGTGCTGGCCCGCGACAGCTTCGCGGCAGCCTCTCACGCGATGGCACTGGGCCTGATTACACCCGGCGAACTGCGAAGCGTGGCGCAGTCGGTCGAGAAATCGCTGCATCTGAAAGTGCTGCCGTTCTGA
- a CDS encoding S8 family serine peptidase: MRSSVLRAVCAALLLSGAAASIGVKVLNQPVPADLVPLEQTQTPVPATPVLPRPALPGSPVRTFDPLYSQQWNLKQIGLEAAWALKPGASVTVAVLDTGYVNSAELGARAVNGYDFVSDAARSGDGDGRDADAGGVGPLAYHAESVANLIGAARDGRGVVGVNPLARIVHVRVAGQDGMIDPVDLSDGIRWAAGLSVPGTPLNRFPARLLNLSLYADFIPLTGCDARIQAAIDAVTLRGALVIAGAANDGADAAGYSPAGCNHVLTVGAVDRTGRRASYSNWGSAVALSAPGGTPQDGLPLFSGGVLTRRNGTSFATPEVTGVASLMLGLRPTLTPAALSDLLRRSAAPFPGGRCDALHVAYTCGTGTLDAGAALKLAQNWKP, translated from the coding sequence ATGCGTTCATCCGTCCTGCGAGCCGTCTGTGCCGCCCTGCTGCTGTCTGGAGCCGCCGCGTCCATCGGCGTCAAGGTGCTGAATCAGCCTGTTCCCGCCGATCTGGTACCCCTGGAACAGACACAGACGCCCGTTCCGGCCACGCCCGTGCTGCCCAGGCCAGCGCTGCCCGGCTCGCCCGTGCGGACATTCGACCCGCTGTATTCGCAGCAGTGGAACCTGAAACAGATCGGGCTGGAGGCGGCGTGGGCGCTGAAACCGGGCGCGTCTGTGACGGTGGCGGTGCTGGATACCGGCTATGTGAACAGCGCCGAACTGGGGGCGCGGGCTGTGAACGGCTACGATTTCGTGTCGGACGCGGCCCGCAGCGGCGACGGAGACGGGCGCGACGCCGACGCGGGCGGAGTGGGGCCGCTGGCCTATCACGCCGAATCTGTGGCGAACCTGATCGGAGCGGCCCGCGACGGCCGAGGAGTGGTGGGAGTAAACCCACTGGCCCGCATCGTGCATGTGCGGGTGGCCGGGCAGGACGGCATGATCGACCCCGTTGACCTGTCGGACGGCATCCGCTGGGCAGCGGGCCTGAGTGTGCCGGGAACGCCGCTCAACCGCTTTCCCGCCCGCCTGCTGAACCTGAGCCTCTACGCCGATTTCATTCCCCTGACCGGCTGTGACGCCCGCATTCAGGCGGCCATCGACGCCGTGACGCTGCGCGGCGCACTGGTGATCGCCGGGGCTGCCAACGACGGGGCCGACGCTGCCGGGTACAGTCCGGCGGGCTGCAACCACGTATTGACGGTGGGGGCGGTTGACCGGACGGGCAGGCGGGCGAGCTATTCCAACTGGGGAAGCGCGGTGGCACTCTCGGCCCCCGGTGGCACTCCCCAGGACGGTCTGCCGCTGTTCAGTGGAGGCGTCCTGACCCGGCGGAATGGAACGAGCTTTGCCACCCCGGAGGTGACCGGCGTGGCGAGCCTGATGCTGGGCCTGCGCCCCACCCTGACACCCGCCGCCCTGAGCGATCTGCTGCGCCGCAGCGCCGCTCCGTTTCCCGGTGGCAGGTGTGACGCGCTGCATGTGGCGTACACCTGCGGAACGGGCACCCTCGACGCGGGCGCGGCGCTGAAGCTGGCACAGAACTGGAAACCCTGA